A genomic window from Streptococcus sanguinis includes:
- a CDS encoding AraC family transcriptional regulator produces MEHSLTLVKSMQFGQEDCFFAFCGYSKTEAHHSFGPAVRDVYVIHIVLAGQGTYSVGNQRYDLQEGQGFVVPPGQSVFYQADGEEPWSYVWMGLGGHLLTRYLQDLGLQSGQLSFELTSLQEFKALVFESLAYEGSGITAELALQRQVYRFLELLSQRLKQTSLITESRRVNPYVQQVLELLSSHLPESLSVQDLAQKLALHPSYLSRLFKDEVGKGIKEYSNDLRLNMAADLLTSSQLSVEEIASKTGFAGTQSFSKAFKKARGQSPLNFRKASSHLGQEL; encoded by the coding sequence ATGGAACATTCGCTGACCTTGGTTAAGTCTATGCAGTTTGGCCAAGAAGATTGTTTTTTTGCCTTCTGTGGTTATTCAAAAACGGAAGCCCATCATAGCTTTGGGCCGGCTGTTCGGGATGTTTATGTCATTCATATCGTATTGGCGGGACAAGGGACTTACTCCGTTGGTAATCAACGCTATGATTTACAGGAAGGGCAGGGCTTTGTGGTGCCACCGGGTCAGTCGGTCTTTTATCAGGCTGATGGAGAAGAGCCATGGTCTTATGTCTGGATGGGACTGGGTGGGCACCTCTTGACTCGTTATCTGCAGGATCTGGGCTTACAGTCAGGCCAATTGTCTTTTGAGCTGACTTCTTTGCAGGAATTTAAGGCCTTGGTTTTTGAAAGTCTGGCCTATGAGGGCAGCGGAATAACAGCTGAACTAGCTTTGCAAAGGCAAGTTTATCGCTTTCTAGAGCTCTTGTCCCAACGTCTTAAGCAGACATCTTTAATTACGGAAAGCCGTCGGGTCAATCCTTATGTCCAGCAGGTCTTGGAACTGCTGAGCAGCCATCTGCCAGAAAGTTTATCTGTACAGGACTTGGCGCAGAAATTGGCGCTGCATCCTTCCTACCTATCTCGGCTTTTCAAGGATGAAGTAGGCAAGGGCATCAAGGAGTACAGTAATGATTTGCGGCTCAATATGGCAGCTGATTTGCTGACGAGCAGCCAGCTTTCGGTGGAAGAGATTGCCAGTAAGACAGGCTTTGCCGGAACACAGAGCTTTTCAAAAGCCTTCAAGAAGGCGCGTGGTCAGTCGCCCTTGAATTTTCGCAAGGCTAGCTCTCATCTGGGACAGGAGTTGTAA